From Variovorax sp. J2L1-78, the proteins below share one genomic window:
- the guaA gene encoding glutamine-hydrolyzing GMP synthase: MQHDKILILDFGSQVTQLIARRVREAHVLSEVHPCDVTDEWVREYAADGHLKGVILSGSHASVYEETTDKCPQAVFDLGVPVLGICYGMQTMAHQLGGKVEGGHKREFGFAAVRAHGHTALLEGIADFTTPGSDGKSHGMLNVWMSHGDKVTELPPGFKLMASTDSCPIAGMADEARRYYAVQFHPEVTHTVQGKAIIERFVHGICEAKPDWVMRDHVAEAVEKIRAQVGDEEVILGLSGGVDSSVAAALIHRAIGDQLTCVFVDHGLLRLNEGDLVMEMFEGKLNAKVIRVDASDLFLGKLAGVSDPEAKRKIIGGEFVTVFKQEAAKLKAGDGGHKGATFLAQGTIYPDVIESGGAKSKKAVTIKSHHNVGGLPEQLGLKLLEPLRDLFKDEVRELGVALGLPPEMVYRHPFPGPGLGVRILGEVKKEYADLLRRADAIFIEELRNFVDPETGKTWYDLTSQAFTVFLPVKSVGVMGDGRTYDYVVALRAVQTSDFMTADWAELPYALLKKVSGRIINEVRGINRVTYDVSSKPPATIEWE, translated from the coding sequence ATGCAACACGACAAGATCCTCATCCTCGACTTCGGCTCGCAAGTCACCCAGCTGATCGCGCGCCGCGTGCGCGAAGCGCATGTGTTGAGCGAAGTGCATCCGTGCGACGTCACCGACGAATGGGTGCGCGAATATGCGGCCGACGGCCACTTGAAGGGCGTGATCCTCTCCGGCAGCCACGCCAGTGTGTACGAAGAGACCACCGACAAGTGCCCGCAGGCCGTGTTCGACCTCGGCGTGCCGGTGCTGGGCATCTGCTACGGCATGCAGACCATGGCGCACCAGTTGGGCGGCAAGGTCGAGGGCGGCCACAAGCGCGAATTCGGCTTCGCGGCCGTGCGCGCCCACGGCCACACGGCGCTGCTCGAGGGCATCGCCGACTTCACCACGCCAGGATCAGACGGGAAAAGTCACGGCATGCTGAACGTGTGGATGAGCCACGGCGACAAGGTCACCGAGCTGCCGCCCGGCTTCAAGCTGATGGCCAGCACCGACAGCTGCCCCATCGCCGGCATGGCCGACGAAGCACGCCGCTACTACGCCGTGCAGTTCCACCCCGAAGTCACGCACACGGTGCAGGGCAAGGCGATCATCGAGCGCTTCGTCCACGGCATCTGCGAAGCCAAGCCGGACTGGGTCATGCGCGACCACGTCGCCGAAGCCGTCGAGAAGATCCGCGCGCAGGTGGGCGACGAGGAAGTCATCCTCGGCCTGTCGGGCGGCGTCGATTCGAGTGTGGCCGCGGCGCTCATCCACCGCGCGATCGGCGACCAGCTCACCTGCGTCTTCGTCGACCACGGCCTGCTGCGCCTGAACGAGGGTGACCTCGTCATGGAGATGTTCGAAGGCAAGCTCAATGCCAAGGTGATCCGCGTCGACGCCAGCGATCTTTTCCTCGGCAAGCTCGCCGGCGTGAGCGACCCCGAAGCCAAGCGCAAGATCATCGGCGGCGAGTTCGTCACCGTGTTCAAGCAAGAGGCTGCGAAGCTCAAGGCCGGTGACGGCGGCCACAAGGGCGCGACCTTCCTGGCGCAAGGCACCATCTACCCCGACGTCATCGAGTCGGGCGGTGCCAAGAGCAAGAAGGCCGTGACCATCAAGAGCCACCACAACGTCGGTGGCCTGCCGGAGCAACTGGGCCTGAAGCTGCTCGAGCCGCTGCGCGACCTGTTCAAGGACGAAGTGCGCGAACTCGGCGTGGCGCTGGGCCTGCCGCCCGAGATGGTGTACCGCCACCCGTTCCCCGGCCCGGGCCTGGGCGTGCGCATCCTCGGCGAAGTGAAGAAGGAATACGCTGACCTTCTGCGTCGCGCCGACGCGATCTTCATCGAGGAACTGCGAAATTTCGTCGATCCGGAAACCGGAAAGACCTGGTACGACCTGACCAGCCAGGCCTTCACCGTCTTCCTGCCCGTGAAGAGCGTGGGCGTGATGGGCGACGGCCGCACCTACGACTACGTCGTCGCGCTGCGCGCCGTGCAGACCAGCGACTTCATGACTGCGGACTGGGCCGAGCTGCCGTACGCACTGCTCAAGAAGGTGTCGGGCCGCATCATCAACGAGGTGCGCGGGATCAATCGCGTGACCTACGACGTGTCGAGCAAGCCGCCGGCGACGATCGAGTGGGAGTGA
- a CDS encoding NADP-dependent oxidoreductase has translation MKAFIIDRYGKKEVGRIGEMPDPEVRDDDVLIQIHAASINPLDSKIKGGEFKLILPYRLPLILGNDMAGTVVRVGARVRDFKPGDEVYARPDDDRIGTFAEFIAVKASSLALKPANLSMVEAASLPLVALTAWQTLVETAKLKKGQKVLIHAGAGGVGTIAIQLAKHLGALVATTTSTANIAWMKALGADVVIDYKQQDFATMLHDYDVVLNSLGNDELNKSLQVLRPGGHLISISGPPTPAFAAARGLAWPLQQVLRLLSFGIRKKAKKSGVDYTFVFMRADGARLREITSLVESGAIRPVVDKVFPFQDTYQALAYADGGRAKGKVVVQMM, from the coding sequence ATGAAGGCCTTCATCATCGATCGGTACGGAAAGAAAGAAGTCGGCCGCATCGGCGAAATGCCCGACCCCGAGGTGCGGGACGACGATGTTCTGATCCAGATCCACGCGGCCAGCATCAATCCCCTGGACTCGAAGATCAAGGGCGGCGAATTCAAGCTGATTCTTCCCTACCGCCTCCCCCTGATCCTGGGCAACGACATGGCCGGTACGGTGGTGCGGGTCGGCGCTCGCGTTCGCGACTTCAAGCCCGGTGATGAGGTCTATGCACGCCCCGATGACGATCGCATCGGCACCTTCGCCGAGTTCATCGCCGTCAAGGCATCATCGCTGGCGCTGAAGCCCGCGAATCTCAGCATGGTCGAGGCCGCGTCCCTTCCTCTGGTGGCCCTGACGGCCTGGCAGACGCTCGTCGAAACCGCCAAGCTGAAGAAGGGGCAGAAGGTGCTGATCCATGCCGGCGCCGGCGGCGTCGGCACCATCGCCATCCAGCTGGCCAAGCATCTGGGGGCGCTCGTGGCCACGACCACCAGCACGGCCAACATCGCCTGGATGAAGGCCCTGGGCGCGGACGTCGTCATCGACTACAAGCAGCAGGACTTCGCCACGATGCTTCATGACTACGACGTGGTGCTGAACAGCCTCGGCAACGACGAGCTGAACAAATCACTCCAGGTTCTCAGGCCGGGCGGGCACCTCATCTCCATCTCCGGCCCCCCCACCCCGGCGTTCGCCGCCGCGCGAGGCCTGGCCTGGCCGCTGCAACAGGTGCTGCGCCTGCTGAGTTTCGGCATCAGGAAGAAGGCGAAGAAGAGCGGGGTCGACTACACCTTCGTCTTCATGCGGGCCGATGGAGCGCGGTTGCGCGAGATCACATCGCTCGTCGAATCAGGCGCCATCCGCCCCGTTGTCGACAAAGTCTTCCCGTTTCAGGACACCTACCAAGCGCTGGCCTACGCAGACGGGGGGCGCGCCAAGGGCAAGGTCGTGGTGCAAATGATGTAG
- a CDS encoding alpha/beta fold hydrolase, with the protein MPYIDAPNRSIDVDGTAFAYRELGPRRGVPLVLLNHWGAVLDNFDPRIVDGLARRHRVIAIDYRGIGASGGTAPVTIDAMAQDAIALIHALGFEKVDLLGFSLGGFVAQDIVLKAPGLVRRLLLTGTGPAGGRGIDQVGAVSWPLMVKGLLTLRDPKTYLFFTSTAHGRQAAKAFLERLKERKSERDKGPTPGAFLRQLKAIKAWGRQSPQDLGGIRIPVLIANGDNDIMVPTVNSHEMARRIPGAQLVIYKDAGHGGIFQYHGEFVSQTLAFLHD; encoded by the coding sequence ATGCCCTACATCGATGCCCCCAACCGATCGATCGATGTCGACGGGACTGCGTTCGCGTACCGCGAGCTGGGGCCGCGCCGTGGCGTACCGCTGGTCCTGCTCAACCACTGGGGCGCGGTCCTCGACAATTTCGACCCGCGCATCGTCGATGGACTTGCCCGCAGGCATCGCGTCATCGCCATCGACTACCGGGGGATCGGCGCTTCGGGCGGAACGGCACCCGTGACCATCGATGCGATGGCACAGGACGCGATCGCGCTGATCCACGCACTGGGTTTCGAGAAGGTCGATCTGCTGGGCTTCTCCCTCGGAGGATTCGTGGCGCAGGACATCGTGCTGAAAGCCCCCGGCCTGGTGCGCCGGCTCCTCTTGACCGGCACGGGGCCGGCGGGCGGCCGAGGCATCGACCAGGTCGGCGCGGTTTCCTGGCCGCTGATGGTCAAGGGCTTGCTGACGCTGCGCGATCCGAAGACCTACCTGTTCTTCACCTCGACGGCCCATGGCCGTCAAGCCGCGAAAGCCTTCCTGGAGCGACTGAAGGAGCGCAAGTCGGAGCGGGACAAGGGGCCGACGCCCGGGGCCTTCCTGCGACAGCTCAAGGCCATCAAGGCCTGGGGCCGGCAGTCGCCGCAGGATCTGGGCGGCATCCGCATTCCTGTGCTGATCGCCAATGGCGACAACGACATCATGGTGCCTACCGTGAACAGCCATGAGATGGCGCGTCGCATTCCCGGCGCGCAACTGGTCATCTACAAGGACGCCGGGCATGGCGGGATCTTCCAGTACCACGGCGAGTTCGTGTCCCAGACGCTGGCCTTCCTCCATGACTGA
- the acuI gene encoding acrylyl-CoA reductase (NADPH), protein MTFKALLASKTGDTISSSLVDFKAEDLMPGDVTVAVEYSTVNYKDAMALSGRSPVIRQFPLIPGIDFAGVVESSTYPGLVAGDRVLATGWGLSQTHHGGFAQKARVSGDWLVKVPDVFSTRDAMAIGTAGFTAMLSVLALEHGGLAPEHGDILVTGANGGAGSVAIALLSGLGYRVIASTGRLEESDYLRALGAADVIDRHTLSDAGAPIAKERWAGAIDSVGSHTLANVLAQTRYRGVVAAFGLAQGADLPASVLPFILRNVTLAGIDSVNAPQPVRLQAWTRLASDLDLDKLARTTQVIGLAEVSEVARQVLAGKVQGRTIVDVNA, encoded by the coding sequence ATGACGTTCAAAGCACTGCTCGCCAGCAAGACCGGCGACACCATTTCAAGCAGCCTGGTCGACTTCAAGGCCGAGGATCTGATGCCGGGCGACGTCACCGTCGCGGTCGAGTACTCGACGGTGAACTACAAGGACGCGATGGCGCTCAGTGGCCGGTCACCGGTCATTCGCCAGTTTCCGCTGATTCCGGGCATCGACTTTGCCGGTGTCGTCGAGTCGTCGACCTATCCCGGCCTCGTCGCTGGCGACCGTGTGCTGGCGACCGGCTGGGGTCTCAGTCAGACCCACCACGGCGGCTTCGCGCAGAAGGCGCGGGTGAGCGGTGATTGGCTGGTCAAGGTCCCGGACGTCTTTTCGACCCGGGATGCCATGGCCATTGGCACTGCCGGGTTCACGGCCATGTTGTCCGTGCTCGCACTGGAGCATGGCGGCCTCGCGCCCGAGCATGGCGACATCCTGGTGACCGGCGCCAATGGCGGCGCCGGTTCCGTGGCGATCGCACTGCTGTCGGGCCTGGGCTATCGCGTGATCGCATCGACCGGGCGTCTCGAGGAATCCGATTACCTGCGTGCGCTGGGCGCGGCGGACGTCATCGACCGCCACACCCTGTCCGACGCGGGCGCACCGATCGCCAAGGAGCGATGGGCCGGAGCCATCGATTCGGTCGGCAGCCATACGCTGGCGAACGTCCTGGCGCAGACCCGGTATCGCGGCGTGGTCGCGGCCTTCGGCCTCGCACAGGGGGCGGATCTGCCGGCCTCCGTCCTGCCCTTCATCCTGCGCAACGTCACCCTCGCCGGTATCGACTCGGTCAATGCACCGCAGCCCGTGCGGCTGCAGGCGTGGACGCGTCTGGCCAGTGACCTGGACCTGGACAAGCTGGCGCGAACCACCCAGGTGATCGGCCTGGCCGAGGTCTCCGAAGTCGCCCGCCAGGTTCTCGCAGGGAAGGTTCAGGGGCGCACCATCGTCGACGTGAACGCCTGA
- a CDS encoding SDR family NAD(P)-dependent oxidoreductase, with amino-acid sequence MTTRSTVLITGASTGIGAIYADRFARRGHDLVLVARDKARLETLAARLRAETGAAVDILPADLTQASDLAAVEARLREDARIDTLINNAGAALPGQFIDQSTDDVARLVTLNTTALVRLASAIAPRLAQAGKGAIVNIGSVVGLAPEFGMSVYGATKAFVLFLSQGLSLELTPKGVYVQAVLPAGTRTEIWERAGIDTRAMPELMAADELVDAALAGFDRRELVTIPPLHDAARWEVLNTARQTLIADIRQAQVAERYRTAA; translated from the coding sequence ATGACCACTCGTTCCACTGTTCTCATCACGGGCGCCTCGACCGGCATCGGCGCCATCTATGCCGACCGCTTCGCACGCCGCGGCCACGACCTGGTGCTGGTGGCACGCGACAAGGCACGCCTGGAAACGCTCGCGGCGCGCCTGCGTGCGGAAACCGGCGCCGCCGTCGATATCCTCCCGGCCGACCTGACCCAGGCCAGCGATCTGGCCGCCGTCGAGGCGCGCCTGCGCGAGGACGCCAGGATCGACACCCTGATCAACAACGCCGGAGCCGCACTGCCCGGCCAGTTCATTGACCAATCGACCGACGATGTCGCCCGTCTGGTCACGCTCAACACCACCGCACTGGTCAGGCTGGCGAGTGCCATCGCCCCGCGCCTGGCGCAGGCCGGCAAAGGCGCGATCGTCAACATCGGCTCGGTGGTCGGACTGGCACCCGAGTTCGGCATGTCGGTCTACGGTGCAACCAAGGCCTTCGTGCTGTTCCTGTCCCAGGGCTTGAGCCTGGAGCTCACGCCCAAGGGGGTCTATGTGCAGGCGGTGTTGCCTGCCGGCACCCGTACCGAGATCTGGGAGCGCGCGGGCATCGATACCCGTGCGATGCCTGAATTGATGGCGGCGGACGAGCTGGTGGATGCCGCGCTGGCCGGATTCGACCGCCGTGAGCTCGTGACGATCCCACCGCTGCACGATGCCGCGCGCTGGGAGGTGCTGAACACGGCACGTCAGACCCTGATCGCGGACATCCGGCAGGCGCAGGTGGCCGAGCGCTATCGAACCGCCGCCTGA
- a CDS encoding alkene reductase has translation MTDKTLFEPYTLGSLQLANRIVMAPLTRNRAGAGLVPSEHAATYYSQRASAGLLITEATQISADAQGYQDTPGLYTQPQIDGWRKVTDAVHAKGGRIFVQLWHVGRISHVDLRPGRTAPVAPSAIRAATKTFVNNGFHDVSEPRALTLDELPGIVEDFRQAAANAIAAGFDGVEIHGANGYLLEQFIKDGANARTDAYGGSIENRARLLLEVTAAVAKEIGAERTGVRLSPVSSAGAISCSDPQPQYDYIAEQLSALGIVYLHVVEGATGGPRDAAPFDFDALRTRFKNTYLANNGYGLELANARLIEGKADLFAFGRPFIGNPDLVERLKAGAPLATLNPATLYGGGAAGYIDYPALAGSSAQQ, from the coding sequence ATGACTGACAAAACGCTTTTCGAGCCCTACACACTGGGCTCACTCCAACTGGCCAACCGCATCGTGATGGCGCCGCTGACGCGCAATCGTGCGGGTGCGGGTCTGGTCCCCAGCGAGCACGCCGCCACCTACTACAGTCAACGCGCCTCGGCGGGCCTCCTCATCACCGAGGCCACCCAGATCTCGGCCGATGCCCAGGGTTACCAGGACACGCCGGGCCTCTACACCCAGCCGCAGATCGACGGCTGGCGCAAAGTGACCGACGCTGTTCATGCCAAGGGCGGGCGGATCTTCGTCCAGTTGTGGCACGTGGGCCGCATCTCCCACGTCGACCTGCGGCCTGGCCGCACCGCGCCGGTGGCGCCCTCTGCCATCCGCGCCGCGACCAAGACCTTCGTCAACAATGGTTTTCACGACGTCTCCGAGCCACGTGCGCTGACCTTGGATGAGCTTCCGGGCATCGTCGAGGATTTCCGCCAGGCTGCGGCCAACGCGATCGCCGCCGGCTTCGACGGCGTCGAGATCCACGGTGCCAACGGCTATCTGCTCGAACAGTTCATCAAGGACGGCGCCAATGCCCGCACGGACGCGTACGGCGGCTCCATCGAGAACCGCGCGCGCCTGCTGCTCGAAGTCACGGCGGCCGTGGCGAAGGAGATCGGTGCCGAACGCACCGGTGTGCGCCTCTCGCCGGTGTCGTCGGCCGGCGCCATTTCCTGCAGCGATCCGCAGCCGCAGTACGACTACATCGCCGAGCAACTCAGTGCACTGGGCATCGTCTACCTGCACGTGGTCGAAGGCGCCACCGGTGGTCCCCGCGATGCCGCACCGTTCGATTTCGATGCCTTGCGCACCCGCTTCAAGAACACCTACCTGGCCAACAACGGGTATGGCCTCGAACTGGCCAACGCCCGCCTGATCGAAGGCAAGGCCGACCTGTTCGCCTTCGGCCGCCCCTTCATCGGCAACCCCGATCTGGTCGAAAGACTGAAAGCCGGCGCACCCCTCGCCACCCTGAACCCGGCCACGCTCTATGGGGGTGGCGCGGCGGGCTACATCGACTACCCGGCGCTCGCCGGTTCCAGCGCCCAGCAGTGA
- a CDS encoding TetR/AcrR family transcriptional regulator, whose amino-acid sequence MKVTKAQAQANRAHIVETASALFREHGYDGVGIADLMATAGFTHGGFYKHFGSKADLMAEAATCGFAEAAAKAEGVDAGAFVKDYLSREHRDARGEGCTMAALCGDAARQPASIKAAFANGVEGMLANLADQSGVPEDSKREADLRAAHIDVIAQVIGAVVLSRACPDDSPLADEILDVCRTAVLSRLSSLDV is encoded by the coding sequence ATGAAGGTCACCAAAGCGCAGGCCCAGGCGAACCGGGCGCACATCGTCGAAACGGCCTCTGCGCTGTTTCGCGAGCATGGCTACGATGGGGTGGGGATCGCGGACTTGATGGCGACCGCGGGGTTCACGCACGGCGGGTTCTACAAGCACTTCGGATCCAAGGCCGATCTGATGGCGGAAGCGGCGACCTGTGGTTTTGCCGAGGCGGCCGCCAAAGCCGAAGGGGTCGATGCGGGAGCGTTCGTCAAAGACTACTTGTCCCGTGAGCACCGGGACGCTCGGGGGGAAGGTTGCACGATGGCTGCGCTATGCGGAGACGCTGCGCGTCAGCCGGCGTCGATCAAGGCGGCTTTTGCGAATGGCGTTGAAGGCATGCTGGCGAACCTGGCAGACCAGTCCGGCGTGCCGGAGGACAGTAAACGGGAGGCAGACCTGCGTGCCGCGCATATCGACGTCATCGCGCAGGTGATCGGCGCCGTGGTGCTGTCGCGGGCGTGTCCTGACGACTCGCCGCTCGCCGATGAAATTCTGGATGTCTGCCGTACGGCAGTCCTGTCGAGGCTGTCGTCCCTCGACGTGTAG
- the adk gene encoding adenylate kinase — translation MRLILLGAPGAGKGTQAAFICKKYNIPQISTGDMLRAAVKAGTPLGLQAQAVMASGALVSDDLIINLVKERIALPDCASGFLFDGFPRTIPQADAMRAAGVKLDYVLEIDVPFADIIERMSGRRSHPASGRIYHVKFNPPKVDGKDDLTGEDLVQREDDKEETVRKRLDVYSQQTRPLVDYYADWARAEPSAAPKYRAISGVGTVDEITQRALTALSS, via the coding sequence ATGAGACTGATTTTGTTGGGCGCCCCCGGGGCAGGCAAAGGCACGCAAGCCGCTTTCATCTGCAAGAAGTACAACATCCCGCAAATCTCGACGGGCGACATGCTGCGCGCCGCGGTCAAGGCCGGCACGCCCCTGGGCCTGCAGGCCCAGGCCGTGATGGCCTCGGGCGCGCTGGTGAGCGATGACCTGATCATCAACCTCGTCAAGGAACGCATCGCGCTGCCCGACTGCGCGAGCGGCTTCCTGTTCGACGGCTTTCCACGCACGATTCCCCAGGCCGACGCCATGCGCGCGGCCGGTGTGAAGCTCGACTACGTGCTCGAGATCGACGTGCCCTTCGCCGACATCATCGAGCGCATGAGCGGCCGTCGCTCGCACCCGGCCTCGGGCCGGATCTACCACGTCAAGTTCAATCCGCCGAAGGTGGACGGCAAGGACGACCTGACCGGCGAAGACCTGGTGCAGCGCGAAGACGACAAGGAAGAGACCGTGCGCAAGCGGCTCGACGTCTACAGCCAGCAGACCCGTCCGCTGGTCGACTACTACGCCGACTGGGCCAGGGCCGAACCGTCCGCCGCGCCCAAGTACCGCGCCATCAGCGGCGTCGGCACGGTCGACGAGATCACGCAGCGCGCCCTGACCGCCCTGAGCAGCTGA
- the kdsB gene encoding 3-deoxy-manno-octulosonate cytidylyltransferase, whose translation MPFTVLIPARLASTRLPDKPLANIGGVPMVVRVAQRAQSSGASRVVVAADHARIVDACTAHGIDALLTRTDHPSGSDRLAEACTRLALPDDAIVVNVQGDEPLIEPALIDAVAAELAAQPEAAMSTAAHAIDSPADFGNPNVVKVVLDARGSALYFSRAPIPWWRDGPASNDGPAVPTAPPPLRHIGIYGYRAGFIRRFPTLAPAPIETTEALEQLRALWHGFRIAVHISDHSPGPGVDTPEDLARVRALFAGR comes from the coding sequence ATGCCCTTCACCGTCCTGATTCCAGCGCGCCTGGCCTCCACGCGCCTGCCCGACAAGCCGCTGGCGAACATCGGCGGCGTGCCGATGGTCGTGCGCGTGGCGCAACGCGCCCAGTCGTCCGGCGCCTCGCGCGTCGTCGTCGCGGCGGACCATGCGCGCATCGTCGACGCCTGCACCGCGCACGGCATCGACGCGCTGCTCACGCGCACCGACCACCCGAGCGGCAGCGATCGCCTGGCCGAGGCCTGCACCCGACTCGCGCTGCCGGACGACGCGATCGTCGTGAACGTGCAGGGCGACGAACCCCTCATCGAGCCGGCGCTGATCGACGCCGTCGCGGCCGAACTGGCCGCGCAGCCGGAGGCCGCCATGAGCACCGCCGCACATGCGATCGATTCGCCCGCCGATTTCGGCAACCCGAATGTCGTGAAGGTGGTGCTCGACGCGCGCGGCTCCGCGCTGTATTTCAGCCGCGCGCCGATTCCCTGGTGGCGCGATGGTCCTGCGTCGAACGACGGGCCCGCCGTGCCGACGGCGCCGCCACCGTTGCGGCACATCGGCATCTACGGCTACCGCGCAGGCTTCATCCGCAGGTTTCCGACGCTGGCACCGGCCCCCATCGAAACCACCGAAGCGCTCGAACAGTTGCGGGCACTGTGGCATGGCTTCCGCATCGCGGTGCACATCAGCGACCACAGCCCGGGCCCGGGCGTCGACACGCCGGAAGACCTGGCCCGCGTGCGTGCGCTGTTTGCGGGTCGCTGA
- a CDS encoding Trm112 family protein, with translation MDTKLLELLVCPVTKGPLTWDAEKKELVSRSARLAYPVRDGIPVLLENEARTLSDDELGL, from the coding sequence ATGGACACCAAGCTTCTTGAACTGCTCGTCTGCCCCGTCACCAAGGGCCCGCTGACCTGGGACGCCGAGAAAAAGGAACTGGTCTCGCGCAGTGCGCGGCTGGCCTACCCGGTGCGCGACGGCATTCCCGTGCTGCTCGAGAACGAAGCCCGCACCCTATCGGACGACGAACTCGGCCTTTGA
- the lpxK gene encoding tetraacyldisaccharide 4'-kinase — translation MQLQRVWLERGAVARLLWPLSRCFGLLAALRRALYRAGWLHTERAGVPVVVVGNVVAGGAGKTPVVMAIVEHLRARGVRAGVISRGHGRRTTDCREVHDDSDPRDVGDEPALVRRSTGAPVFVAARRIDAARALTAAYPDVRVIVSDDGLQHLAMARDVEVCVFDDRGIGNGWLLPAGPLREPWSRACDLVLHTGARPAFAGFTARRSLAASAVSADGATVPIAALAGRPLIAVAGIAKPDSFFQMLRDQGLVPARCIALPDHHDFDDWARVAAADATVLCTEKDALKLWRRQPDALAVPLRFEPAPAFLAALDAKLSSLDGHQAS, via the coding sequence TTGCAGCTGCAGCGCGTCTGGCTCGAACGGGGCGCGGTCGCGCGGCTGCTGTGGCCGCTGTCACGATGCTTCGGCCTGCTCGCGGCACTGCGCCGCGCGCTGTATCGCGCGGGCTGGCTGCACACCGAGCGCGCCGGCGTGCCGGTCGTGGTGGTGGGCAACGTGGTCGCCGGTGGTGCGGGGAAGACCCCGGTCGTGATGGCCATCGTCGAGCACCTTCGCGCCCGCGGCGTGCGGGCCGGCGTGATCTCGCGCGGCCACGGCCGCCGCACCACCGACTGCCGCGAAGTGCACGACGACAGCGACCCGCGCGACGTCGGCGACGAGCCGGCGCTGGTCCGCCGATCGACCGGCGCCCCCGTGTTCGTCGCAGCTCGGCGCATCGACGCGGCACGCGCGCTGACGGCGGCCTACCCGGACGTCCGCGTGATCGTCAGCGACGACGGCTTGCAGCACCTAGCAATGGCGCGCGACGTCGAGGTCTGCGTCTTCGACGACCGCGGCATCGGCAACGGCTGGCTGCTGCCGGCCGGGCCCTTGCGCGAGCCCTGGTCGCGGGCCTGCGATCTGGTGCTGCACACCGGTGCGCGGCCGGCCTTCGCCGGTTTCACGGCGCGACGCTCGCTGGCCGCATCGGCCGTGTCGGCGGACGGTGCCACGGTGCCGATCGCAGCGCTGGCCGGTCGGCCGCTGATCGCCGTGGCCGGCATCGCTAAGCCCGACAGCTTCTTCCAGATGCTGCGCGACCAAGGCCTCGTACCCGCCCGTTGCATCGCCCTGCCCGACCACCACGATTTCGACGATTGGGCACGGGTTGCCGCCGCCGATGCGACCGTGCTGTGCACCGAGAAAGACGCGCTCAAGCTCTGGCGCCGGCAGCCGGACGCGCTCGCCGTGCCGCTGCGCTTCGAGCCGGCGCCCGCCTTCCTGGCAGCGCTCGATGCAAAGCTATCATCGCTCGATGGACACCAAGCTTCTTGA
- a CDS encoding ExbD/TolR family protein, with product MHFRHGARDEPEINLIPFIDVLLVVLIFLMLSTTYSKFTEMQLRLPVADAEPQRDYPKEVIVAVSADGRYSINRNVLPDRSVETVAAALTAAGGTKDSVVIISADASAAHQAVITVMEAARRAGMVQITFATQSAAQAGR from the coding sequence ATGCATTTCCGCCACGGCGCGCGCGACGAGCCGGAAATCAACTTGATCCCGTTCATCGACGTGCTGCTGGTCGTGCTCATCTTCCTGATGCTGTCGACGACCTACAGCAAGTTCACCGAGATGCAGCTGCGCCTGCCGGTGGCCGATGCCGAGCCGCAACGCGACTACCCCAAGGAAGTGATCGTCGCCGTGTCGGCGGACGGCCGCTATTCGATCAACCGCAACGTCCTGCCCGACCGCAGCGTCGAGACGGTCGCCGCCGCGCTCACGGCGGCGGGCGGCACCAAGGACAGCGTGGTCATCATCAGCGCCGACGCCAGCGCGGCGCACCAGGCCGTGATCACGGTGATGGAGGCCGCACGCCGGGCCGGCATGGTGCAGATCACCTTCGCCACGCAATCCGCCGCCCAGGCGGGGCGCTGA